The following are encoded together in the Ovis aries strain OAR_USU_Benz2616 breed Rambouillet chromosome 15, ARS-UI_Ramb_v3.0, whole genome shotgun sequence genome:
- the LOC101107892 gene encoding olfactory receptor 2AT4 gives MEATTCNGSVGGSPVFYLVGIPSLPESLFLPVFFIFLLFYLLILTGNALILVAVVIEPSLHKPMYFFLINLSALDILFTTTTVPKMLSLFLFGDHFLSFSSCLLQMYLFQSFTCSEAFILVVMAYDRYVAICRPLHYLALMTPQTNAALASSAWLTALLLPIPAVVKTSQMAYDNIARIYHCFCDHLALVQASCSDTSPQTLMGFCIAMVVSFLPLFLVLLSYAHILASVLRIDSREGRSKAFSTCSSHLLVVGTYYSSIAIAYVAYRADLPLDFHIMGNVAYAILTPILNPLIYTLRNKDVKAAITKITHLKTQAGIGALDL, from the coding sequence ATGGAGGCCACAACCTGTAATGGATCAGTGGGTGGCTCACCAGTCTTCTACCTGGTGGGCATCCCCTCTCTGCCAGAGTCTCTCTTCCTccctgtgttttttatttttctccttttctacctTCTCATCCTCACAGGTAATGCCCTGATCCTGGTGGCTGTGGTGATAGAGCCCAGTCTTCACaagcccatgtacttcttcctgatCAACCTCTCAGCCCTGGACATCCTCTTCACCACAACCACTGTCCCCAAGATGCTGTCCCTATTCCTATTTGGGGACcattttctcagcttttcttcCTGCTTATTGCAGATGTACCTCTTCCAAAGCTTTACATGCTCTGAAGCCTTCATCCTGGTggtcatggcctatgaccgctatgtggccatctgccgCCCACTGCATTACCTTGCGCTCATGACCCCGCAGACCAATGCTGCCCTGGCATCCAGTGCCTGGCTCACTGCCCTCCTTCTGCCCATCCCAGCAGTAGTGAAGACCTCCCAGATGGCGTATGACAACATTGCTAGAATATACCACTGCTTCTGTGATCATCTGGCTCTAGTTCAAGCCTCCTGCTCCGACACCAGCCCCCAGACCCTCATGGGCTTCTGCATCGCCATGGTGGTGTCCTTCCTGCCCCTTTTCCTGGTGCTTCTCTCCTATGCCCACATCCTGGCCTCAGTGCTTCGCATTGACTCCCGAGAAGGACGCTCCAAAGCCTTCTCTACCTGCAGCTCCCACCTCCTGGTGGTTGGCACCTACTACTCATCCATTGCCATAGCCTATGTGGCCTACAGGGCTGACCTGCCCCTCGACTTCCACATCATGGGCAACGTAGCATATGCTATTCTCACACCAATCCTCAATCCCCTCATTTACACTCTAAGAAACAAGGATGTCAAGGCAGCCATTACCAAAATCACACATCTTAAGACTCAGGCTGGAATAGGAGCCCTTGACCTTTAG